One genomic window of Limanda limanda chromosome 16, fLimLim1.1, whole genome shotgun sequence includes the following:
- the mrpl30 gene encoding 39S ribosomal protein L30, mitochondrial produces MAGVCRGLSSLSTQILTRAALSPRPWFVSTRSKFYKSRIPKELFAERSTEHEKYGGDPEQPHKLHIVTRIKSVMRRPYWEKEMVKDLGLEKAHVPVIHKNTPAVNNRLKFVKHLVRVQPLKTPYGLPSEQDMAETFINSKGELIVRRLLQPVEPKAIES; encoded by the exons ATGGCAGGTGTTTGTCGTGGTTTGAGCTCCTTGTCAACACAG atcCTGACACGAGCTGCACTTTCACCCCGCCCGTGGTTTGTGTCTACACGCAGCAAGTTTTACAAATCAAGAATACCAAAAGAG CTCTTTGCAGAGAGGTCAACAGAACATGAGAAATATGGAGGAGATCCAGAGCAACCTCATAAACTGCACATAGTGACTAGAATCAAGAGTGTGATGCGGAGACCCTACTGGGAGAAAGAGATGGTGAAAGATCTGGGGCTTGAAAAG GCACACGTCCCTGTGATACACAAAAATACTCCTGCGGTTAACAACCGACTGAAATTTGTAAAGCACCTGGTGAG AGTCCAGCCTCTGAAGACGCCCTATGGACTCCCTTCTGAACAGGACATGGCCGAGACTTTCATTAACAGCAAGGGAGAGCTGATTGTCCGTCGCCTCCTCCAACCTGTAGAACCCAAGGCCATTGAATCCTAG